The Bradyrhizobium sp. WBAH42 genome includes a window with the following:
- a CDS encoding PAS domain S-box protein: protein MTDQFQLDASIINDAADALIYSDRSGTITRWNRASTALFGFSADEALGQNLDLIIPEHLRAAHWKAFDAALTSGTMKLAGRPTLTRALHKSGRKLYIEMTFALVRDRDGAVQGSVAMARDVTERVERERAAKAAQNS from the coding sequence ATGACCGATCAGTTCCAACTCGATGCAAGCATCATCAACGACGCCGCGGACGCGCTGATCTATTCCGATCGCTCCGGCACGATCACGCGCTGGAATCGCGCATCGACCGCGCTGTTCGGCTTCTCCGCCGACGAAGCGCTCGGCCAGAATCTCGATCTGATCATTCCCGAACATCTGCGCGCCGCGCACTGGAAAGCCTTCGACGCCGCGCTCACGAGCGGCACCATGAAGCTTGCGGGCAGGCCGACGCTGACCCGCGCGCTGCACAAGAGCGGGCGCAAGCTCTACATCGAGATGACCTTCGCGCTGGTGCGGGACAGAGATGGTGCCGTGCAGGGATCGGTGGCGATGGCGCGCGACGTCACGGAGCGCGTCGAGCGCGAACGGGCGGCCAAGGCGGCGCAAAATTCGTGA
- a CDS encoding 2'-deoxycytidine 5'-triphosphate deaminase — translation MRLTPDEDPRLTFTVAADANGILPDRMIAAMAEEGLILPAYDFVESQIQPASLDLRLGDIAYRVRASFLPGPGATVAERIDELKLHEFSLADGAVLETNCVYIVPLLESLALPPEIVAAANPKSSTGRLDVFTRVIADGTRRFDMIGAGYHGPLYAEISPKTFPVLVREGSRLSQVRFRTGDAILNPDELDALHASERLVDIDDADLSGGVAVSVDLSGEKASGFVGYRAKRHTGVVDVDRRAGYAVEDFWEPISARPDGSLILDPGEFYILASKEAVQVPPDYAAEMVPFDPLVGEFRVHYAGFFDPGFGYAGAGGQGARAVLEVRSREVPFILEHGQIVGRLVYEKMLARPDAMYGQRIGSNYQAQGLKLSKHFRV, via the coding sequence ATGCGTTTGACCCCTGATGAGGACCCCCGGTTGACGTTCACGGTCGCCGCCGACGCCAATGGTATCCTGCCCGACCGCATGATCGCGGCGATGGCGGAAGAAGGTCTCATCCTGCCCGCCTACGACTTCGTCGAGAGCCAGATCCAGCCGGCGAGCCTCGATCTGCGCCTTGGCGACATCGCCTATCGCGTCCGTGCCAGCTTCCTCCCCGGGCCCGGCGCCACGGTGGCCGAGCGCATCGACGAGTTGAAGCTGCACGAGTTCAGCCTCGCCGACGGCGCGGTGCTCGAGACCAATTGCGTCTACATCGTGCCGCTGCTCGAAAGCCTCGCGCTGCCGCCGGAGATCGTCGCTGCCGCCAATCCGAAGAGCTCGACCGGCCGGCTCGACGTCTTCACCCGCGTGATCGCCGACGGCACCCGCCGCTTCGACATGATCGGCGCCGGCTATCACGGCCCGCTCTATGCCGAGATCAGTCCGAAAACGTTTCCGGTCTTGGTGCGCGAGGGCTCGCGCCTCAGCCAGGTGCGCTTCCGCACCGGCGATGCCATCCTCAATCCCGACGAGCTCGATGCGCTCCATGCTAGCGAGCGCCTCGTCGACATCGACGATGCGGACCTGTCCGGCGGCGTTGCCGTCTCGGTCGATCTGTCGGGCGAGAAGGCGAGCGGCTTCGTCGGCTACCGCGCCAAGCGCCACACCGGCGTCGTCGACGTCGACCGCCGCGCCGGCTACGCGGTGGAGGATTTCTGGGAGCCGATCTCGGCGCGCCCCGACGGCAGCCTGATCCTCGACCCCGGCGAGTTCTACATCCTCGCCTCCAAGGAAGCGGTGCAGGTGCCGCCCGACTACGCCGCGGAGATGGTGCCGTTCGATCCCTTGGTCGGCGAATTCCGCGTGCACTATGCCGGCTTCTTCGATCCCGGCTTCGGCTATGCCGGCGCTGGGGGGCAGGGCGCCCGCGCGGTGCTCGAAGTGCGCTCGCGCGAGGTGCCGTTCATCCTCGAGCACGGCCAGATCGTCGGCCGCCTCGTCTACGAGAAGATGCTGGCGCGCCCCGACGCGATGTACGGCCAGCGCATCGGTTCCAACTACCAGGCGCAAGGCCTCAAACTATCGAAGCATTTTCGGGTGTAG